A window of the Arenibacter algicola genome harbors these coding sequences:
- a CDS encoding RagB/SusD family nutrient uptake outer membrane protein — MKRYNNIKSLLFLAVIALLTGCSEGFNDGLDLEPTGAVSETTYWSTVNDAELAVNAVYAQLDGTQMVMALDGVTDIGYHKYSNVPTFNDVRFGEIDPSNSTITGIWNRYYIGVRRANDVVANIVKVVNGDQAEIARITAEARFLRAYYYTQLSSLWCNVPLITEVIDINDQRPTNSREEIVTFITNELNDIIDSNALPLSYTGDNVGRVTKGAALTLLARVAIRNNNFQVARDASMAVMNLGIYDLYPNYQELFQVIGQNSSEVIFDRQFAVGGDTYNAFGYSAASLGGSSGVEPMNGLFEKYEYIGPVNPDNPFENKDPRWNYIAYYTGQPVGNGIYNSWPSSTTPDKTNSTEFATVNGYNLKKWVDYESFAANSNLGDINMILMRYADVLLMYAESKIELDEIDKSVYDAINAVRQRQTVNMPAIPEGKSQVELREIVRDERARELAFEGLRLFDINRWKIGNVKAGLVQGMYYKDDSGQWVILDYGRVATFNENRDYCWPIPQSEMDINDVITQNPGYTK; from the coding sequence ATGAAAAGATATAATAATATAAAAAGTTTATTATTCCTCGCTGTTATTGCCTTGTTAACGGGATGTAGTGAAGGGTTTAATGATGGTTTAGATTTAGAACCAACGGGTGCAGTTTCGGAAACTACATATTGGTCTACAGTAAACGATGCGGAATTAGCTGTTAATGCCGTGTATGCCCAATTGGATGGTACGCAAATGGTTATGGCTTTGGATGGTGTTACTGATATTGGATATCACAAATATTCCAATGTTCCTACATTTAATGATGTACGTTTTGGTGAAATTGACCCTTCCAACAGTACAATTACGGGCATTTGGAATCGGTATTATATAGGTGTCAGAAGGGCAAACGATGTTGTTGCAAATATTGTTAAAGTTGTAAATGGTGATCAAGCTGAAATTGCAAGAATAACCGCGGAAGCCAGATTTCTTAGGGCCTATTATTATACGCAACTCTCTAGTTTATGGTGTAATGTACCTTTGATCACTGAAGTAATTGATATAAATGATCAACGCCCTACCAATTCAAGGGAAGAGATTGTCACTTTTATTACAAATGAACTGAATGATATTATAGATTCCAATGCATTGCCATTAAGCTATACGGGAGATAACGTAGGCAGAGTTACCAAGGGAGCTGCTTTAACCTTGCTGGCGAGAGTGGCGATCCGTAACAATAATTTTCAGGTTGCCCGAGACGCCTCCATGGCGGTAATGAATTTGGGTATTTATGATCTCTACCCTAATTATCAAGAATTGTTCCAAGTCATAGGACAAAATTCCTCAGAGGTAATTTTTGACAGGCAATTCGCAGTAGGTGGAGATACTTATAATGCATTTGGTTATTCTGCAGCTTCTTTGGGGGGAAGTTCTGGAGTTGAGCCAATGAACGGTCTTTTTGAAAAGTATGAGTACATAGGACCTGTGAATCCTGATAATCCTTTTGAGAACAAAGACCCAAGATGGAACTATATTGCGTATTATACGGGACAGCCTGTAGGAAATGGCATATATAATTCTTGGCCAAGTAGTACTACCCCGGATAAGACAAATAGTACTGAATTTGCTACGGTTAATGGTTACAATTTAAAGAAGTGGGTGGACTATGAGTCGTTTGCTGCTAATTCAAATCTTGGTGACATAAATATGATTTTGATGCGTTATGCAGATGTTTTATTGATGTATGCAGAGTCTAAAATAGAGTTGGACGAAATAGATAAATCGGTATATGATGCTATAAATGCAGTAAGACAAAGACAAACTGTTAATATGCCTGCAATTCCAGAGGGAAAGTCGCAAGTGGAATTAAGAGAAATTGTTAGGGATGAGCGAGCACGGGAATTGGCTTTTGAAGGTTTGCGTTTATTTGATATTAATCGTTGGAAGATTGGTAACGTAAAGGCCGGGTTGGTGCAAGGAATGTATTATAAGGATGATTCAGGACAATGGGTAATTTTGGACTATGGAAGGGTTGCTACTTTCAATGAAAATAGAGACTATTGCTGGCCTATTCCTCAGAGCGAAATGGATATTAACGACGTAATTACCCAGAATCCGGGTTATACTAAATAA
- a CDS encoding TonB-dependent receptor, giving the protein MNKNIIRLGKIYPLFPNISLKMKLTTLFLIIALFKIQANSYSQNARISLDLDSVELMAVLEEIEAKSEFKFLGNQDVIYSGTFVSLHVNKQQIDKILTDLFRGKNISYKIIDRQIILKKMDSGMQIKSALIPKIDKIEKPQKFISGTVVDSNGAPLSGANILEKGTTNGTQADFDGNFSISINDDNAILVISYLGFATKEIGLNGQSSINISLEESAAGLDEVILVGYGTQSRKKITGAISTIPTDQLAQRPVTNTANALQGQVPGLTVFNSGGAPGVEDVKIRIRGVGTLNNSNPLVLVDGIEQALGTVEPQNIESISVLKDAASAAIYGSRAANGVILVTTKRGASTGVTLSYNTLFGFQQPSFFPEKADDESWMRLENTAQINAGANPTYSEEYISNVLAGTNPLQYPFAKWEEGIFRNGALMNQQGFSISSGGDIGKIFASLNYSDTDGVIKNFNNKRTSMLINADLYANDRLTFKVGLMYRNGDFSGPGHAINSSGIAGQQIVQALLHMNRNVVMEYPDGTYDLISGQWNAAAMASEGETKRISNDVVAQGGFDYTITDDLTLKGNVTFKNNNQGTSTFMNSLAGMKNYVTGEPTTVSGWFATNSLTEANVKESELSQRLFLDYEKTFGAHDLSSLIGYEEIYNNLKYVSAKREGFFNNDLRDLNAGGADNQQISGYREEWRLRSFFGRVNYSFGDRYLLQANLRIDGSSRFGDGNRYGFFPSVSAGWDITNESFMENLSDGAVLSNLKLRGSWGQLGNQNIGLNKFRNTYNLNQGYQFGGTPVSGSAVTQAGNPNITWETATVTNIGLDVSFMQNRLEFVAEYFWKYTDDILLQLPISSTIGVGAPVQNAAAVSNNGYEISLNYQGAYKPDNGFNYSVGVNFTDVINKIEDLNGAGPYFPDGFTVWQEGYSINTLRGLDSPGLYRTQADLDQYPARLSSLAGIGNIIYKDVNNDGVISQSLAPGGDQIIIGNEDPRYEFGFRFNGSYKGFDFSMFWQGVLKQYHTLDGALVEGPAYQNFIPKEMADNAYDAVTNPNGTWPIARAGNNWDIVKSNFWLIDTKYARLKNFQLGYTIDQNIFSNFRIYVTGENMVTFSAQNLFDPETPRGRSQFFPQTKTMSLGLNIVF; this is encoded by the coding sequence ATGAATAAAAATATTATTCGTTTGGGCAAAATATATCCATTATTTCCCAATATCAGTTTAAAAATGAAATTGACCACTCTTTTTTTAATTATCGCCCTTTTTAAGATTCAGGCCAATAGCTATTCCCAAAATGCAAGGATTTCGCTGGACTTAGATTCGGTAGAATTGATGGCGGTACTAGAAGAGATTGAGGCCAAAAGTGAATTTAAGTTTTTGGGCAACCAAGATGTTATCTATTCTGGAACGTTCGTTTCCCTACATGTCAACAAACAACAAATCGATAAGATTTTGACTGATTTGTTTCGTGGTAAAAACATTTCCTATAAAATAATAGATAGACAGATTATCTTAAAAAAAATGGATTCGGGCATGCAGATTAAGTCCGCTCTAATTCCTAAAATTGATAAGATTGAGAAACCACAAAAATTTATAAGTGGGACTGTTGTAGACAGTAACGGGGCACCACTTTCGGGTGCAAACATTCTTGAAAAAGGTACAACTAATGGTACACAGGCTGATTTTGACGGGAATTTTTCTATTTCCATAAATGATGATAATGCCATTTTGGTGATTTCGTACCTTGGTTTTGCTACTAAAGAAATAGGTCTTAATGGCCAATCTAGTATCAATATATCATTGGAGGAGAGTGCTGCCGGATTGGATGAGGTAATCTTAGTGGGTTATGGAACCCAAAGTAGGAAAAAGATTACTGGGGCAATCAGTACTATACCAACGGATCAACTTGCCCAACGCCCTGTAACGAATACAGCGAATGCCTTACAAGGACAAGTGCCAGGTTTAACTGTCTTTAATTCGGGAGGTGCACCTGGCGTGGAAGATGTAAAAATAAGGATTCGTGGGGTTGGTACACTTAACAATTCCAATCCCCTAGTTTTGGTAGATGGTATTGAGCAGGCCCTTGGTACTGTCGAACCCCAAAATATAGAATCGATTTCAGTTTTGAAAGATGCAGCTTCTGCTGCTATTTACGGATCCAGAGCGGCAAACGGAGTTATTCTTGTGACTACAAAACGCGGAGCTTCAACTGGGGTAACGTTGTCCTATAACACTTTATTTGGTTTTCAGCAGCCAAGTTTTTTTCCAGAAAAAGCCGATGATGAGTCATGGATGAGGTTGGAAAACACTGCACAGATAAATGCAGGGGCAAATCCCACTTATTCCGAGGAGTATATTTCGAATGTACTTGCTGGTACCAATCCTTTACAATACCCATTTGCCAAATGGGAAGAAGGAATTTTCAGAAACGGTGCTCTAATGAACCAACAAGGTTTTTCAATTTCTAGTGGAGGTGATATTGGAAAAATCTTTGCTTCACTAAATTATAGCGATACCGATGGTGTCATCAAAAACTTCAACAATAAAAGGACTAGTATGCTTATCAATGCGGATTTGTATGCAAATGATAGACTGACCTTTAAGGTTGGACTTATGTACCGGAACGGAGATTTTTCTGGGCCAGGACATGCAATCAACTCTTCCGGAATAGCAGGACAACAGATTGTTCAGGCGCTACTTCATATGAACAGGAATGTGGTGATGGAGTATCCTGATGGTACCTATGATCTAATTTCAGGACAGTGGAATGCCGCTGCAATGGCCAGTGAGGGCGAAACAAAAAGGATTTCGAACGATGTGGTGGCACAGGGTGGATTTGATTACACGATCACAGATGACCTTACCCTTAAGGGAAATGTAACCTTCAAAAATAATAACCAAGGAACATCGACCTTTATGAATAGCCTAGCTGGAATGAAAAATTACGTTACTGGGGAGCCCACTACGGTATCAGGCTGGTTTGCTACCAATAGTTTGACCGAAGCTAATGTTAAGGAAAGTGAATTGAGCCAGCGGTTATTCTTGGATTATGAAAAAACATTTGGTGCCCATGATCTTAGTTCTCTTATTGGATACGAGGAAATATACAATAACTTAAAATATGTGTCGGCAAAAAGGGAAGGTTTCTTCAACAATGATCTTAGAGATTTGAATGCCGGAGGAGCCGATAATCAACAGATAAGTGGATATCGTGAAGAATGGCGTCTTCGTTCCTTTTTTGGCAGAGTAAACTATTCCTTTGGCGATCGTTATTTGTTGCAAGCTAATTTGAGAATTGACGGTTCATCAAGGTTTGGAGATGGTAATAGATACGGTTTCTTCCCTTCGGTTTCGGCAGGTTGGGATATAACCAATGAGTCTTTTATGGAAAACTTGTCAGATGGTGCGGTCCTCAGCAATCTCAAATTAAGAGGGTCTTGGGGACAATTGGGAAATCAGAATATTGGCCTCAATAAATTTAGAAACACATACAACCTGAATCAGGGTTATCAATTTGGTGGCACCCCTGTTTCCGGGTCAGCTGTAACCCAGGCCGGAAATCCAAATATTACTTGGGAAACGGCAACAGTTACAAATATTGGACTTGATGTTTCTTTTATGCAGAACAGATTGGAATTTGTGGCTGAGTATTTTTGGAAATATACAGATGATATTTTATTGCAATTGCCTATTTCCAGTACAATTGGGGTAGGAGCTCCTGTTCAAAATGCAGCGGCAGTCTCAAATAACGGTTACGAGATTAGTTTAAATTACCAGGGTGCCTATAAACCAGACAATGGCTTCAATTACTCAGTTGGTGTTAACTTTACCGATGTAATCAATAAGATTGAAGATTTGAATGGAGCAGGGCCTTATTTCCCTGATGGTTTTACGGTATGGCAAGAGGGTTACTCTATTAATACGTTAAGAGGGTTGGATTCACCAGGTCTTTACCGTACCCAAGCCGATTTAGATCAGTATCCCGCTCGTTTAAGTTCCCTTGCAGGAATTGGCAATATCATTTACAAAGATGTGAATAACGACGGGGTTATATCACAATCACTTGCTCCCGGAGGAGATCAGATTATTATTGGAAATGAAGATCCTAGGTATGAATTTGGTTTTAGGTTTAATGGTTCCTACAAAGGCTTTGACTTTTCTATGTTTTGGCAAGGTGTGCTAAAGCAATATCATACGTTGGATGGTGCTTTAGTGGAAGGGCCTGCTTATCAGAACTTTATACCTAAGGAAATGGCAGATAACGCTTATGACGCAGTTACAAATCCTAATGGAACATGGCCGATAGCGAGAGCTGGTAACAATTGGGATATTGTAAAATCGAATTTCTGGTTGATAGATACTAAATATGCAAGACTAAAAAACTTTCAATTGGGATATACGATTGACCAGAATATTTTTTCGAACTTTAGAATTTATGTAACTGGAGAAAATATGGTCACATTTTCCGCCCAAAATCTTTTTGATCCTGAAACCCCTAGAGGTAGAAGTCAGTTCTTTCCACAAACAAAGACCATGAGCTTAGGTTTAAACATAGTATTTTAA
- a CDS encoding FecR family protein has product MEKEKNQTKFKAILERHYYINLGLQEVDLKKEYSLLLNKLEGHSINKRRSNSVWFQRAAVLIGMLGLGYIMYLTIGNSDETYIDENSITLKQENGKIQVIKEDGSLEIVNSAGKVIGKQNGGELDYKNVKERDSENPLNQTLTYNELVVPYGKKIKLVLSDSTVVHVNSGTSFKYPVKFLKDGDRKVFLKGEAFFEVTKSKTAPFIVNTDEIDIRVLGTKFNISAYQDDEAASAVLVEGSVEVYKVGELGADNNKFLLSPGHIATWNKSKNSMEIAIIDVNEYTSWINGQIIFKVRPFPEILKVLERHYNVSITNNYNFLDSQRFFAKFDTETIEQVMTYFQSSIPFTFTRVGDEIIINKP; this is encoded by the coding sequence TTGGAAAAAGAAAAAAACCAAACCAAATTTAAAGCTATTTTAGAAAGGCACTATTATATCAACTTGGGTTTGCAAGAGGTAGATTTGAAAAAGGAGTATTCTTTACTTTTGAATAAACTAGAAGGCCATAGTATAAACAAAAGACGTTCAAATTCTGTATGGTTTCAAAGGGCAGCCGTTCTCATAGGTATGTTGGGCCTAGGTTATATTATGTATTTAACTATTGGAAATTCGGATGAAACCTATATTGATGAGAACTCTATTACTTTAAAACAAGAGAATGGCAAAATTCAAGTGATCAAGGAGGATGGTAGTCTAGAAATTGTTAATAGTGCCGGCAAGGTCATAGGTAAACAAAATGGAGGCGAATTAGATTATAAGAATGTGAAGGAAAGAGACTCGGAGAATCCATTAAATCAAACTCTTACTTATAATGAATTGGTTGTTCCCTATGGAAAGAAAATAAAGTTGGTTTTATCAGACAGCACAGTAGTCCACGTCAATTCAGGTACAAGTTTTAAGTATCCTGTTAAATTCTTAAAAGATGGTGATAGAAAGGTTTTTTTGAAGGGTGAGGCCTTCTTTGAAGTGACCAAAAGCAAAACGGCTCCATTTATAGTTAATACTGATGAAATTGATATTCGCGTGTTGGGAACCAAGTTTAATATAAGTGCATATCAAGACGATGAAGCTGCTAGTGCAGTGTTGGTTGAAGGATCTGTCGAAGTGTATAAGGTAGGTGAATTAGGTGCAGATAACAATAAATTCTTACTGTCTCCGGGACATATTGCCACATGGAATAAATCTAAAAATAGCATGGAAATTGCCATAATCGACGTTAATGAATATACGTCTTGGATAAATGGACAAATCATTTTTAAGGTAAGGCCATTCCCTGAAATTTTAAAAGTATTGGAAAGACATTATAATGTATCGATTACAAATAATTACAATTTTCTAGATAGTCAACGATTTTTTGCAAAGTTCGATACGGAAACAATCGAACAGGTAATGACTTATTTTCAGAGTAGTATTCCCTTTACATTCACAAGGGTAGGGGATGAAATTATAATTAATAAACCATAA
- a CDS encoding RNA polymerase sigma factor, whose amino-acid sequence MLHKKDVFKIVFEKLYGPLLAYTKTLTNNQEQAKDIVQNCFITLWQKRPDLLESPTLKSFLFTSAYNSFIDLYRKNQRKNKILDDLKYSMAKESIIEEDTNVDLKIKKLLRIISELPPKCKEILILNKRDGLKYKEIALILNVSEKTVESQMRIAFKKIREEFKNDKQFFIVIINGVSKYLG is encoded by the coding sequence ATGCTGCACAAAAAAGATGTCTTTAAAATAGTATTTGAGAAACTTTACGGACCATTGCTAGCGTATACCAAAACACTTACCAACAATCAGGAACAAGCCAAGGACATTGTCCAAAATTGTTTTATTACTTTATGGCAAAAACGTCCCGATTTATTGGAAAGTCCCACATTGAAGAGCTTTTTATTCACCTCCGCATATAATTCCTTCATAGATCTATACCGAAAAAATCAACGAAAAAATAAAATCTTGGATGATCTGAAATATAGCATGGCCAAGGAAAGTATAATTGAAGAAGACACTAACGTTGATTTAAAGATTAAAAAATTATTACGAATTATTAGCGAATTGCCGCCCAAGTGCAAGGAAATATTAATACTTAATAAAAGGGATGGTTTAAAATATAAGGAGATTGCTTTGATACTTAATGTGTCCGAAAAAACCGTGGAAAGTCAGATGCGTATTGCATTTAAAAAGATTAGGGAAGAATTTAAAAATGATAAGCAATTTTTTATAGTAATTATAAATGGGGTTTCTAAGTATTTAGGTTAA
- a CDS encoding NIPSNAP family protein, which translates to MKRRKFMYAAMAAGALPMTTMANPTVLAMENEKELYEIRTYEAKFGGNKQLLKDYLNQVLGPSLKRLGANNFMILGELGNSDPTKLWVIIGYPNGNAFLKAQNLQNDAGYKATAAEYNALTQDQTLYNRFNSSLLLAFDGMPKMVDPINGAPLFELRTYEGYSEDAVRRKIKMFNEGEIDIFLETGLHPVFFGEMIIGPYRPCLTYMINFKDMEEHDANWKKFGLHPDWKAMSGMDEYSNTVSNIRKVFLKPL; encoded by the coding sequence ATGAAAAGAAGAAAATTCATGTATGCCGCTATGGCGGCAGGCGCCTTACCCATGACCACGATGGCCAATCCCACCGTTTTAGCAATGGAAAATGAAAAGGAACTATATGAAATCAGGACTTATGAGGCTAAGTTCGGGGGTAATAAACAATTGCTCAAGGATTATTTAAATCAAGTACTCGGTCCATCCTTGAAAAGACTGGGGGCGAATAACTTTATGATTTTGGGCGAATTGGGTAATTCGGACCCAACCAAACTTTGGGTAATTATTGGATATCCCAACGGTAATGCCTTTCTAAAAGCCCAAAACTTGCAAAATGATGCAGGATACAAGGCAACCGCAGCCGAATATAATGCTTTGACCCAAGATCAAACCCTTTACAACCGATTTAACTCGTCCTTGTTATTGGCTTTCGACGGAATGCCTAAAATGGTGGATCCGATTAATGGGGCGCCCCTATTCGAGTTAAGAACTTATGAGGGATACAGTGAAGATGCAGTACGGCGTAAGATAAAGATGTTTAATGAGGGGGAAATTGACATATTTTTGGAGACAGGTCTCCATCCGGTATTTTTCGGAGAAATGATTATAGGTCCTTACAGGCCTTGTTTAACCTATATGATTAATTTCAAGGATATGGAAGAACACGACGCCAACTGGAAGAAGTTTGGTTTACATCCGGATTGGAAAGCTATGAGCGGTATGGATGAATACTCCAATACGGTATCCAATATCAGAAAAGTGTTTTTGAAGCCTTTATAG
- a CDS encoding PQQ-dependent sugar dehydrogenase — translation MSIFSSKTFLFIKYLGYMLMVLLLLASCKENGKNGDKSSNLIISPDNAGLTVPKGFKVIKVADSIGKPRHIAVGANGGIYVKLRQPINGKGILYLEDNNGDGIVDTEEGFGDYGGTGIYLDNNFLYASSDEAVFRYPINSAGKVSNTTPDTLITNLIAGRTHATKSITLDGAGNIYVNIGAYSNACQEQDRTIGSPAMMPCKILDSAGGIWRFRADKFNQSYGEGLRFATGLRNVMGLDWNKEINKLFVAQHGRDMLNTLFPDLYDSKTSAELPAETMYMLEEGDDAGWPYIYYDHLQKKKILAPEYGGDGTKTGGENALDPVAAFPAHLAPNALLFYTGDMFPPKYKNGAFIAFHGSWNRAPEKQAGYMVAFVPFENGKPNGDWEVFADGFAGQDEIFAPDSANHRPTGLAQGPDGSLYVSDDQGGTLFRIIYNDN, via the coding sequence ATGAGTATATTTTCGTCCAAAACATTTCTATTTATAAAATATTTAGGCTATATGCTGATGGTGTTACTACTGCTTGCCTCCTGCAAGGAGAATGGTAAAAATGGGGACAAGTCATCCAATTTAATTATAAGTCCCGATAATGCAGGTTTAACGGTTCCAAAAGGATTTAAGGTAATCAAGGTTGCCGATTCCATAGGGAAGCCTAGACATATCGCAGTTGGTGCCAACGGAGGTATTTATGTTAAATTAAGGCAACCGATCAATGGCAAGGGCATCCTATATTTAGAGGACAACAATGGTGACGGTATTGTCGATACGGAAGAAGGATTTGGGGATTATGGTGGTACAGGAATTTATTTGGACAATAATTTCCTTTATGCATCCTCCGATGAGGCCGTTTTTCGCTACCCGATTAATAGTGCGGGAAAAGTATCCAACACCACTCCAGATACTTTGATAACAAATTTGATTGCAGGAAGGACTCACGCCACCAAATCAATTACCCTTGACGGTGCTGGAAATATTTATGTCAATATCGGGGCGTATTCAAATGCCTGCCAGGAACAGGATAGAACTATTGGTTCCCCAGCCATGATGCCTTGCAAGATCCTTGATTCGGCAGGGGGGATTTGGCGATTCCGTGCAGATAAATTTAACCAATCCTATGGAGAAGGCTTAAGATTTGCTACAGGCCTGCGTAACGTAATGGGATTGGATTGGAACAAGGAGATAAATAAGTTATTCGTGGCCCAACATGGCAGGGACATGCTGAATACACTTTTTCCAGATCTTTATGATAGTAAAACCTCCGCAGAACTTCCTGCCGAAACCATGTATATGCTCGAGGAAGGCGATGATGCAGGCTGGCCTTATATATACTACGACCATCTCCAGAAAAAAAAGATACTGGCACCTGAGTATGGGGGCGACGGCACAAAAACCGGTGGAGAGAACGCCTTAGATCCCGTGGCAGCTTTCCCTGCCCATTTGGCGCCTAACGCCCTACTTTTTTATACTGGTGACATGTTTCCTCCAAAATACAAGAATGGTGCTTTTATAGCCTTTCATGGTTCATGGAACCGAGCACCGGAGAAGCAAGCAGGTTATATGGTTGCTTTCGTACCCTTTGAAAATGGAAAACCAAATGGTGATTGGGAAGTTTTCGCTGACGGTTTTGCAGGCCAAGACGAAATTTTTGCCCCAGATTCTGCTAACCATAGGCCAACTGGCTTGGCGCAAGGACCTGATGGATCATTATACGTTTCTGATGATCAAGGAGGGACATTGTTCAGAATTATTTATAACGATAATTAG
- a CDS encoding c-type cytochrome produces the protein MGCNEVKKGKTNISGNDNPIILEVPEPEIEAKVVAQILQGEKVYMQYCLVCHQETGGGVSGDQEQKLGLK, from the coding sequence ATGGGATGCAATGAAGTAAAAAAAGGAAAAACGAACATTTCTGGAAATGATAATCCGATTATTCTAGAAGTTCCTGAACCTGAGATCGAAGCCAAGGTTGTTGCGCAAATATTACAGGGTGAAAAAGTGTATATGCAATACTGTTTGGTATGTCATCAGGAGACTGGGGGCGGTGTTTCTGGGGATCAAGAACAAAAGTTGGGTCTAAAGTGA
- a CDS encoding ISAon1 family transposase N-terminal region protein, with translation MDKGTDLSLLSLFLPEGLLDFFDIVGFEQKPIKNPLYDNRLTVFLEEKKQIPERYKEHTFKASGFMEPRVIDDYPIRSNLVSLSLKRRRWDVLVDGKWTKTSRDWDDFIAQGTRMSKEFAAFLKEING, from the coding sequence ATGGACAAAGGAACCGATTTATCGTTATTGAGCTTATTTTTACCAGAGGGATTACTCGACTTTTTTGATATCGTCGGCTTTGAACAAAAACCGATAAAGAATCCCTTGTACGACAATCGGTTGACTGTATTTTTAGAGGAGAAAAAGCAGATACCGGAGCGTTACAAAGAGCACACCTTTAAGGCCAGTGGCTTTATGGAGCCCAGGGTCATCGATGATTATCCGATCCGCAGCAATCTGGTCAGCTTGAGCCTCAAGCGCAGGCGCTGGGATGTCCTGGTGGATGGAAAGTGGACCAAGACCAGCCGTGATTGGGATGATTTTATTGCACAGGGGACCCGCATGTCAAAGGAGTTCGCTGCTTTTTTAAAAGAGATCAACGGATAA
- a CDS encoding ISAon1 family transposase — protein MGSLFGVNGKKLQRQYRDYLSEFKDWEQKGHAKQWLVFPENMGPYLSIDETALSKGELYTIITNKKAKGKKGSIVAIFSGTKVEPIIEQLMKIPTKKRARVKEITLDMANSMKTIAKKCFPKAVQVTDRFHVQKLAIEALQDLRIKYRWEALDQENEQIKLSRVADKEFKPVTFSNGDSSKQLLARSRYLLYKSPDKWTPNQKERGQILFNEYPELKKAYGLVQGLRNIFNQAIDIKVAYTKLAHWYKDVEESGFKSFQTVANSIALNYRSVLNYFLNRSTNASAESFNAKVKAFRSQFRGVRNTEYFLYRLIKLYS, from the coding sequence CTGGGGTCTCTCTTCGGGGTAAATGGCAAGAAACTCCAGCGACAGTACAGGGATTATCTGAGCGAGTTCAAGGACTGGGAGCAAAAGGGGCATGCCAAACAATGGCTCGTCTTTCCCGAAAATATGGGACCTTACCTGTCCATTGACGAAACGGCACTCTCCAAAGGGGAGCTCTACACCATAATCACCAACAAAAAGGCCAAGGGAAAAAAAGGGTCCATAGTGGCCATATTCTCCGGCACCAAGGTGGAACCTATCATAGAACAACTAATGAAGATACCCACCAAGAAAAGGGCCAGGGTCAAGGAAATCACCCTGGATATGGCAAACTCCATGAAGACCATCGCCAAAAAATGCTTCCCCAAAGCCGTACAGGTCACCGACAGGTTCCACGTACAGAAGCTGGCAATAGAGGCGCTCCAAGATCTTCGTATCAAATACCGATGGGAAGCTTTGGATCAAGAAAATGAACAGATAAAGCTATCTAGAGTAGCCGACAAAGAATTTAAACCTGTAACTTTTTCTAATGGTGACAGCTCAAAACAACTCCTGGCCAGGAGTAGATATCTACTGTATAAATCCCCAGATAAATGGACTCCAAATCAGAAAGAGAGGGGACAGATATTGTTTAATGAATACCCAGAATTAAAGAAAGCTTATGGACTTGTTCAAGGCTTGAGGAATATTTTTAACCAAGCCATAGATATTAAAGTAGCTTACACCAAACTAGCCCACTGGTACAAAGATGTAGAGGAGTCAGGATTTAAGAGCTTCCAAACGGTAGCCAATAGTATTGCTTTAAATTACCGCTCTGTACTCAACTATTTTTTAAACAGAAGTACAAATGCTTCAGCAGAATCCTTTAATGCCAAAGTAAAGGCTTTTAGATCACAATTTAGGGGAGTCAGGAATACGGAATACTTCTTATATCGCTTGATTAAATTATATTCTTAA
- a CDS encoding c-type cytochrome, whose protein sequence is MIEILTKGSNVGLSIKGNTYSNAMPGFGNLSDDDIANVATYIRNSFGNRADPITKEEVSQYKLVYD, encoded by the coding sequence TTGATTGAAATTTTAACTAAAGGGTCCAATGTTGGTTTGTCAATAAAAGGAAACACCTATTCCAACGCCATGCCTGGGTTTGGAAACTTAAGTGATGATGATATTGCGAATGTGGCAACTTACATACGCAATAGTTTTGGAAATAGGGCTGACCCGATTACAAAAGAAGAAGTATCCCAGTATAAGCTTGTGTACGATTAA